A region of the Bryobacteraceae bacterium genome:
AGATGCGGTCGAAGCCCAGCTTCTCGCCGACGTCAAAAAAGAACTTGTTGTTCGAACGCGCCAGCGCCTCCGTCAGGTCGATGCTCGTGCGCCGGGTCAGCCGCAGCCGGGTCTCGCGGTCAATGATTCCTTCCTCAAGGCCCGCCACCGCGGCCACCAGCTTGATCGTCGAACATGGCTGGTAAGCTCCCGTGCGCGCCAGCTTCTGGTTGACCATCGCGAGAATGCGGCCGGTGAAGGGGTCGGCAACAACCACGCTGCCGTTGTAGGGGCCCAGTGCCTCCACCGCCGCGCGGCGCACCACCGGGTCTTCGCCTTCGGGCTCGTCGCCCAAGGTCGAATCGGCGTAGGTGGGAGTCGACCAGGGGCTCCAAGCCCGCCGCCGGACGCGCGGCCGCCGCGGCGCAGGCGTGCTCCGCGCCGCCACCGCCGAGGTCGCTGCTCTCGCCTCCGGACGCGCCTTTCGGCCTGCGGAAGTCCCCCGCGACGAGGAAGCCCTGCTCCGGCTGGAAGCCGCGGCCGAGGTTTTCGTGGCCGCCCGGTCCGAACCGGCGCGGGCGGATGCCGCAACGCCCGCAGAGGTCTTCTGCTTCGCAGTCCGGGCCGCGCCGCTTCCGTGCGCGGCCTGGACAGGCATCCAGAGTGCGGCAAGGAACGCCAGGCAGAGGAAACGGATCATCTTCCCTCAACTCGAATTGGTTTTCGAGGCGGAAGACGCTCGCCGGCGTCCCGCCTGCCGGTCAAACAAGACATCCCCATTCTGTTGTATCGGCGCGCCCTCCGTCAAGATCCAATCTTCTGCCTTCGCTGGAGCGCGCGCCGGTTGTAGAATCGACGCATGGCCGCCAGTCCCCCGCAACGCCGGCCAGCCGCGGGCCATGTTCCCGCCAGGAGGTGCCCCGATTCATGAAGCTCAGCGTCGCCCTTCTCATCGTCCTCGCCGCGGCCGTGCGCGCCCAGCCCGCCTATGATCTGCTGCTGCAGGGAGGTCACGTCATCGACCCGAAAAACGGCATCAACGCCCGCATGGACGTGGCCGTGGCCCGGGGCCGCATCGCCCGCGTCGCCGCCCGCATCGACCCGCGCGAGGCGGCGCGCGTGGTCGACGTCGGCGGCCTCTATGTCGTGCCCGGCCTCATCGACATCCACGTCCACGTCTACGCCGGCACCGGCCTCAAAGGGGTCTACACGGGAGACCTCAGCGTCTATCCGGACAGCTTCTCCTTCCGCACCGGCGTCACCACCATGGTCGACGCGGGCACCAGCGGCTGGCGCAACTTTCCCGACTTCCGCCAGCGCATCATCGAGCGGGCGCGCACGCGTGTCTTCGCCTTCCTCAACATTGTCGGCGGCGGCATGGGCCTCACCAGCGAAGACGACCCCGCCGACATGGATCCGGAGGCGGCCATCCGCATGGTGCGCGCCCACCGCGACCGGATCGTCGGCATCAAGGTCGCCCACTACTCAAAGGAGGGCTGGCCGGACATCGACAACGCGCTCAAGGCGGCCAACGAGCTCAAGCTCCCCATCATGGTGGACTTCGGCTGGACGAACGAAAACCGCAACCTGAAAATCCTCCTCGAACAGAAGCTCCGCCCCGGCGACATCTACACCCATTGCTACTCCGGCCACCGCGACGAACTCGTCGAGGGCAAAACGAATCCGGCCATGTGGGCCGGCCGCAGGCGCGGCGTCCTGTTCGACGTCGGCCACGGCGGCGGCAGCTTCTACTGGAACATCGCCGTGCCGATGACGCGCGAGGGCTTCTGGCCGGACTCGATCTCCACCGACCTTCACACCGGCAGCATGAACGCCGGCATGAAGGACATGACCAACGTCATGTCGAAGATCCTCAACCTCGGCGCGCCGCTGGAGGACGTCATCCGGATGTCGACCTGGGCCCCGGCCCGCGAAATCGGTCATCCCGAGCTCGGCCACCTCAGCGAGGGCGCCGAGGCCGACATCACCGTCCTCAGCCTCCAGAAGGGAAAATTCGGTTTCATTGACGCCGCCGGCGCTCGCTTCCGGGGCGACCGCCTCCTCGTGGCCGAACTCACCATCCTGGGCGGCACGGTCGTCTGGGACCGGCTCGGCTGGGCCGCGCCGGACTGGGAGAAGTTCCCCTACCGCAAGCGGGAGCGGCCGAAGTAGCCGCCTAGCCGGTCCGCTGCGGCTCCCCGGCGGCGCCGTCCTGCGACGCCGCAATCAGCCGCCGCACTGCGTCCAGTTGCAGCAACGGCGCCAGCGCCGCCAGCGCCGCGGCCGGGTGCCACACAAACCAGGATGGCCACAGCAGCCGGGACGGGACCAGACCGGTGTTTTCCAGTCCGACACAGAAGCTGCCCGCGCAGGTCAACCCCGCCGCCCAAAGATAGGCCCGCCAGGGACGCGCCAGCAGCCCGCCCCGCAGCGGCGCCGCCGCCCGCTCGAGCAGAACGCTCAGCACCAGCAGCCACCCCAGCAGCGGATCCGTCAGCCAGCCGATCCACCACAGGGCCGTCCGGCGAACACCGGGCGCGCCCAGCCAGAAGCCGAACGAATGGAGGGCATAGGTGAAGAAACACGCCGCGCCGAGCAGCGCCACCCAGTCCTTCCCCGAAGGCCGCCGCAACAGGCCGAGCCGCGCGTGAACCCGGAGGGCCATCGTCAGCCCGGCAGCCAGCAGCAGCAGATACAGCGTGCCCCCCAGGACGCGCCCGAACTCGGCCAGCACCGGTTGCCACGAAGCGGTCCCGGAGACGGCCAGCGGGTTCACTGCGATCGGCACGGCGAGCCAGTGACGGAAAAACATGCTGACGGCGTGGACGCCCCCGGCGGCTGACAGCAGCAGCCAGGCCGATCTGAGCGGCTCCCCCGGCCCGTACCAACGCATGACCCAGGCCGCGGCCGCCATCTCCACCAGGGCATACACCGTCAGCAGCGGGCCGCCGACTTCCCTGA
Encoded here:
- a CDS encoding amidohydrolase — protein: MKLSVALLIVLAAAVRAQPAYDLLLQGGHVIDPKNGINARMDVAVARGRIARVAARIDPREAARVVDVGGLYVVPGLIDIHVHVYAGTGLKGVYTGDLSVYPDSFSFRTGVTTMVDAGTSGWRNFPDFRQRIIERARTRVFAFLNIVGGGMGLTSEDDPADMDPEAAIRMVRAHRDRIVGIKVAHYSKEGWPDIDNALKAANELKLPIMVDFGWTNENRNLKILLEQKLRPGDIYTHCYSGHRDELVEGKTNPAMWAGRRRGVLFDVGHGGGSFYWNIAVPMTREGFWPDSISTDLHTGSMNAGMKDMTNVMSKILNLGAPLEDVIRMSTWAPAREIGHPELGHLSEGAEADITVLSLQKGKFGFIDAAGARFRGDRLLVAELTILGGTVVWDRLGWAAPDWEKFPYRKRERPK